Proteins encoded in a region of the Trypanosoma brucei gambiense DAL972 chromosome 4, complete sequence genome:
- a CDS encoding phospholipid-translocating ATPase, putative gives MPEVENDSCCSMSTMEEVTPCPVPPIKKRSQRMVIKRWLNMETACEGEPRTIPLGCAPHVWTAAGYPRNAVNNRRYSIITFLPLSLFHQFRPFFNSFYLFLTLTQFVDALKVGFLFTYISPLALVVILSLIKDAVDDIQRYQRDKTINEEKVEKLLLNGEVSVITAAEVQVGDILILHHGQRIPADCVLLRTSEACGTCFIRTDQMDGETDWKLRYALKGTQTLNNVSLSQLRANIRCEPLHKDIYKFVGAFDIPGKESEAISLQNTLWAHCVVASGTLAVAVLHTGVDTRSAMNRSKHSTKVGLIEHELNYLGVLCLSVLVLISFLLVVQQHFEGSWLTMFFRFLILLSSIIPISMRVNVDVGRIWYAYVIGKDDKIPGTVARNTNIPEELGRLQYLFADKTGTLTKNIMNFRFIQVGSDTVLNYHEVDRFQSSIAAYFGENYVPRGTNTVDSGKINSHSTQRNFTRDVTSVGEAIVSLVLCHNVTPVVEDGCLQYQASSPDEVAFVNFCRSLGVTLTHRDVTCMQFTTPGGRLVHYDIIKTFPFTSERKCMGIILREKVDSESVSCGANSDGVYKYFMKGADFKMTSVVRSSSWLEESCQEFAQVGLRTLVFAQRQLTKEQVDTFLARYDEANADLSEARDSLLDAAMALIERDMKLIGVTGVEDELQDDVTTSLETLGMGGIKVWVLTGDKVETAITIGRATRLIPRHGKIEVMSCRTEEETQRYLDSLYLQYYNSMNDAPLDVPWTLVLDGGRLSMCLTKATSKTFVRVARLAYSVIVSRCSPTQKAEVVRTMKKFTSRNIRTAAIGDGGNDVGMILAADVGIGVEGVEGKQASMAADFSIAKFSHCVRLIMWHGRSSYRRTCNMSQFVIHRGMAYSVVQAFYSLLFAGTSMSVFNGYLLMGYSTIFTMAPVFALVLDEDVKEGDVREFPQLYKELLKSRSMNTRSYLQWLWISVFQGGTMIYLALALFGKEMFQITTVAYTTLLLTELVIVAGTLHLRILWTQRRKHLYYFVAAECFSIVTFLLAVLLLPDMIDQDYLFSWSCAWQVFVISLAIVIPIYLIRLLDTYILSNARMK, from the coding sequence ATGCCAGAAGTAGAGAACGATAGCTGTTGTTCCATGAGTACAATGGAAGAGGTAACACCATGCCCGGTTCCACCAATCAAAAAGCGCAGCCAGCGGATGGTCATCAAGCGATGGCTCAACATGGAGACAGCATGCGAGGGCGAACCACGAACAATTCCCCTGGGGTGTGCGCCGCATGTTTGGACTGCGGCAGGCTATCCTCGGAATGCGGTCAATAACCGCCGGTACTCCATTATCACCTTCTTGCCACTCTCTCTGTTCCACCAGTTTAGGCCGTTCTTCAACAGCTTCTATTTGTTCCTAACCCTTACACAGTTTGTGGATGCGTTGAAGGttggtttccttttcacgTACATCTCTCCACTCGCATTGGTGGTGATTCTCTCGCTCATTAAGGATGCAGTGGACGACATCCAGCGTTATCaaagagacaaaacaatCAACGAGGAGAAAGTGGAAAAGCTGCTGCTCAATGGTGAAGTTAGCGTCATAACTGCGGCCGAGGTCCAGGTGGGAGATATACTTATTCTGCACCATGGACAGCGCATCCCCGCTGATTGTGTGTTGCTTCGAACATCCGAGGCATGCGGGACGTGTTTCATTCGAACCGACCAGATGGATGGTGAGACCGACTGGAAGTTACGTTACGCGCTGAAGGGGACTCAGACACTCAATAATGTTTCTCTCAGCCAGTTGCGGGCGAACATACGATGCGAACCCCTGCACAAGGATATCTACAAGTTTGTTGGCGCGTTTGACATCCCCGGGAAAGAGTCAGAGGCTATCTCATTGCAAAATACACTTTGGGCCCACTGCGTGGTGGCCTCAGGCACACTTGCCGTCGCTGTGCTGCATACAGGGGTCGATACACGCAGCGCAATGAACCGTTCCAAGCACTCCACAAAGGTTGGACTCATTGAGCATGAACTAAATTACCTCGGTGTGTTGTGTCTTTCTGTGTTGGTACTGATATCGTTTCTGCTTGTGGTGCAACAGCACTTCGAGGGAAGTTGGCTGACTATGTTCTTCCGGTTCCTCATTCTTCTGTCGAGCATAATACCCATTTCTATGCGGGTGAACGTGGATGTGGGACGTATTTGGTATGCGTATGTTATTGGGAAAGATGACAAAATACCCGGCACAGTTGCGCGTAACACAAACATACCGGAGGAACTTGGGAGGCTGCAGTATCTTTTCGCTGATAAGACTGGGACACTGACGAAGAACATCATGAACTTTCGCTTTATCCAGGTGGGCAGTGATACGGTGCTGAATTACCACGAAGTAGATCGCTTCCAGAGCAGCATAGCCGCGTACTTTGGGGAGAATTATGTTCCCAGAGGGACCAATACAGTGGACAGCGGTAAAATAAACAGTCACTCGACGCAGCGAAACTTCACACGGGACGTGACCTCGGTTGGTGAGGCCATTGTCTCTCTTGTCCTGTGCCACAACGTAACGCCGGTGGTGGAAGATGGTTGCCTTCAGTATCAGGCATCTTCGCCGGATGAAGTCGCCTTTGTCAACTTCTGCAGGTCGCTGGGCGTCACCCTCACCCACCGGGACGTCACCTGCATGCAGTTTACCACACCGGGTGGGAGGTTGGTACATTATGACATAATCAAAACGTTCCCATTTACCTCTGAGCGCAAGTGCATGGGAATCATTCTGCGTGAAAAGGTTGACAGCGAGAGCGTTTCATGCGGAGCAAATTCTGACGGTGTGTACAAATATTTCATGAAGGGCGCGGACTTTAAGATGACCTCTGTGGTTAGATCTTCCAGTTGGCTAGAGGAGAGTTGCCAAGAGTTTGCACAGGTTGGCCTTCGAACGCTCGTCTTTGCCCAACGGCAGCTGACAAAGGAACAAGTGGACACTTTCCTCGCGCGGTACGATGAGGCAAATGCGGACTTGAGCGAGGCACGGGACAGTTTACTGGACGCGGCCATGGCTCTTATTGAACGCGATATGAAACTGATTGGTGTGACAGGCGTGGAAGATGAACTACAGGACGATGTTACTACATCGCTCGAGACACTGGGAATGGGTGGCATCAAAGTGTGGGTTCTGACGGGAGACAAGGTGGAAACGGCGATTACAATTGGCCGAGCCACTCGTCTGATTCCACGGCACGGCAAGATCGAGGTGATGTCATGCCGCACTGAGGAGGAAACTCAGAGATATTTGGATTCCCTCTATCTTCAATACTATAATTCGATGAACGATGCACCTCTCGACGTACCTTGGACGCTTGTGTTGGATGGCGGTCGCCTCTCCATGTGTCTCACCAAAGCCACATCAAAAACCTTTGTGCGGGTGGCACGATTAGCCTACTCTGTCATCGTATCCCGCTGCTCTCCTACGCAAAAAGCAGAGGTTGTACGGACTATGAAAAAGTTTACATCGAGGAACATACGCACAGCGGCCATTGGTGATGGTGGAAACGACGTAGGGATGATACTTGCTGCGGATGTGGGCATTGGTGTTGAAGGCGTTGAAGGAAAGCAGGCCAGTATGGCGGCGGACTTCTCCATTGCAAAGTTTTCACACTGCGTGCGACTCATTATGTGGCATGGTCGAAGCTCTTACCGACGCACGTGCAATATGAGCCAGTTCGTGATACACAGAGGTATGGCCTATTCAGTTGTGCAGGCCTTTTATTCGCTACTTTTCGCTGGCACCTCCATGTCCGTCTTCAATGGGTATCTTCTTATGGGATATTCCACCATTTTTACGATGGCTCCTGTGTTTGCCTTGGTCCTCGATGAGGATGTGAAGGAAGGTGATGTTCGTGAATTTCCACAATTGTACAAAGAACTATTGAAGTCCCGGTCAATGAATACGCGCTCGTACCTGCAGTGGTTGTGGATCTCTGTGTTCCAGGGCGGCACGATGATATATCTTGCTCTCGCTCTATTTGGTAAGGAAATGTTTCAGATCACAACTGTGGCGTACACAACACTGCTTCTGACCGAACTCGTCATTGTAGCGGGCACTCTGCATCTCAGAATCCTGTGGACACAGCGCCGAAAGCACCTTTACTACTTTGTGGCAGCCGAATGCTTCTCGATTGTCACTTTTCTATTGgcagttttgcttcttccaGATATGATTGATCaagattatttattttcgtgGAGCTGTGCGTGGCAAGTGTTTGTGATTTCTCTTGCGATTGTGATTCCAATCTACCTTATACGCCTATTGGACACTTACATTTTGTCCAACGCGCGGATGAAGTGA
- a CDS encoding T. brucei spp.-specific protein has protein sequence MGRLTLGPRYEGTVLREGGKMLQRGERSGSFLGWSPVVWCSGGFQLGRRERANIRFSHARYAPSLVATGGSVVKMSKSDKGTEHRCIIVYNYRMRKGDSKPQMLTAGRHMNRTAVACERAFHWMRSYFIRYWHYTCSFFMFRWRMGRNLPTCRTFGFPF, from the coding sequence ATGGGGAGGTTGACCTTAGGGCCTCGATATGAGGGCACTGTGCtgagagaggggggaaagatgCTGCAGCGCGGAGAGAGAAGTGGAAGTTTTCTCGGCTGGAGCCCCGTCGTATGGTGTAGTGGCGGGTTCCAGTTGGGTAGGAGAGAACGAGCAAACATCCGTTTCTCCCATGCCCGTTATGCTCCCTCATTGGTTGCTACTGGTGGTTCCGTGGTCAAAATGTCCAAATCGGATAAAGGCACAGAACACAGATGTATTATTGTCTATAATTATCGCATGAGAAAAGGGGACAGCAAACCGCAAATGTTGACGGCGGGACGGCACATGAACCGCACGGCAGTTGCGTGTGAGCGTGCATTTCATTGGATGCGAAGCTATTTTATTCGGTATTGGCATTACActtgttcctttttcatgTTCCGGTGGAGGATGGGGAGGAACTTACCAACCTGCCGCACCTTTGGATTTCCTTTCTAA